Within Wyeomyia smithii strain HCP4-BCI-WySm-NY-G18 chromosome 2, ASM2978416v1, whole genome shotgun sequence, the genomic segment tgagtgctttatccgaaaaatctactcagattaccttagcgtgggtcccttctcactgctcgataccgggtaatgagaaagcggactctttggctaaggtgggcgcaacaaacggtgatatttatgaaagaccaattgcctttaatgaatttttcgcacttgtacgtcagaatacgatcatcagttggcaaaatgcttggaccagaggggaattgggaaggtggttacattccataatccccaaagtatcgacgaacccgtggttcaaggggttggatgtaggtcgggatttcatttgcgtgatgtcccggcttatgtccaatcactatagatttgacgcgctcctccgtcgtgttgggctcggggaaagtggtatctgtgcctgtggtgaaggttatcacgacatagagcatgtggtttggtcatgccctgtacaccgtgacgccaggtctaaattaatagcttccctgcaggccgagggtagacagccggctgttcctgttcgtgatgtcttggcgagccgtgacctatcctacatgtcccttatatacgttttcctgaaatccatccacgccccagtctagtcccgttcccctccgtctacacccaacaaaacgacaagaacacgtttgaaccttaagcacaaaaccagcaaccagaccccgcacaacagaaccaggacccaaggactacgagcctctgtcccaactcacgacatcgtggctcagcagaacgaatccatacatgccattcgacgattatcagacgaccattgaacaacaaaacactgattggaaatcccatgctagttttaagttagacttaatttcagctcgtagtcggcagcgaggataaaaaatttgctttagtttttaagtcatcagatataattggcgccgttaaacattaaattgtatttgtgccgtgtcaaataaatgttatgtgaagaaaaaaaaaaaaaaaaaaaaggtctacCATGAGAGGCTTTAGCGAAATCAGTTCGTATAGATTATAATTTGATGCAACAGTGTAAATTATCGAAAATAATGGTTTTAGTTTCTTTGGTTTGAATTTTTtgtatcaaaaaacttttttttagccagtgccagtattttttggtatttttgaaaaaaaatgttgatatattattaattttttttaatttgaaaaaaatagacaTAATTCATTGATAAGATGTATaaaatgtaatttttgttttcattaaaTTCGAAGTAAGGAATACACCTAATAATTTTGAAACTGTAACAAAAGAAATATTTCCCCTTCCCTCTTGCAGAACGAAGAGAGAACACCAATGAGCCAGGCGAAaaagaaggatttttttttctgccggaAATGATTTTACTGGCCGTCATAAATCAACCAAATGTTTACTTATATTTAGCATACAAGACAACGCcaacaaaatatttcattcttGAGCGAGTAAACCACCTGCGCCCCCATTGGTTGTATAACGATCGATGGATGCGCAAGTGTTTTACTACGTTTTGTACGTGTGAAACGTCTAGATTGGTTCGAAGTTATTCTCCAAACAAGGAATCTCAGCTTATGATTTACCACTAAACAGCACGTTTTGAGCTTAATTTACATCACCAATTAGTAAAATTTAGTGTGGATTTATGACATTCGCTGCGAAACAATTCAAATTTGTGTTGCAGCTATATGTAAAGTTCATAAATCGGAGGCCAACAAATCACAATAAACATACCTGCTACTGGATAGTTCTCGTCAACCTTGATCATGTTGACCCTCTGCAAGCGTGACCGTTCTTTCGTGAATGTACGTCACTTTCTATCTACCAATCACTACGATCAACCAGAAATTCTTCCCCGCCTGGCCCAAAAggtcacttttcacttttcaacaCCTCCGGGCGAGGTTGAAGTTATTTTCTCATTCGAACAATTTTCCTTTCTTCTGTTGGTTTGATGGCCATTGAAGCCGTAAATTCTCAATGTTTTTTCACTTTCCACACAGGCTTATACTGACATACACACACGTGTTTCCACACGACTAAAGTGTGACGCGGAATTTTCGACCGTACTCGAATTTGTATATGAATATGCAAAGATGTGAGGTTTTCTTGTCCCCCAATAACCTCAGCCAGAATTCCTTTTCAGAAAGATTTATTACTTCTTCAGCTGCACAATCTGAGTGCAATCTGGCGATTTGTTAGAAAATTTTACGCCTCGTTTGCACTTCCGGTCCTACATTTCTGCATGAGACGCGTTCATTCAGTTTCAACTCAATGATACAACCACCTCACAGTACTTGCACTTTCCTTTTTCGTCCACTAAAAGTCCCTCAAAAAATCCACTCTATCAGCGTCTCTTATCAAGTTTAAAGGTATTTTAAACAACAGAAACGTTCACATACGCGCACAAACACCAACACGCACTTTTTGAATCGGCGCTACCGAATCAGTTGTGATCTTCAAATTGGTACTTCGAACAGAGAATGAAAATCGAAAGTCGACCAAAACAAACCCGCGCTTCCGAGACGCGTCCGCCGTGGGAAAAGCGCCAAAGTCAAGTGCTCTCGTCAAGTGGCGCAAAACCGTTCGGGAGGGATTCGGACGAAAAATTTGAGAAAAGGCCGGCGAGCGGAATTATCCACCACCGCGCAACGCTGCGAGATGGAGAAGATTTTCGAGGATTCTCTCGCTCCGGGATCGACCGCACGGTGTCGGCTTCGAAGTTGTTAGGCCCCGATACGATGCGTCTGAGTTGACAAAGTACGGTAACAATGGGATGGAAATTGTGGTTTGTTTCATTCTTAAAGCCGTaagttttgaatatattaaaaaaaatagaaaactgtCAGAGTTTTGTGATATTTATTTCCTATTTCTGCACTACAAACATGACTAGAATTAATGCCTATTCCCTAGTTAAATATTTTAATATGCAGGCAGTAATTAATCTTCGGAAAAATTTCTACTAAAGAGAAAATTGTTTTGCGTCAGTTACTATCATACGATATGCTAAATGGCGAGAAATGTAACAGAACTCATTCTCTATATATTTTTTGTgtaatttgaacaaaaaattggCAAACCGAACAAGTAATGTTTATGAAAGGGTTCCCGTAGCATCCCGTACCGAAAAAGTGTCTGACAAAGAACCCATCTCGCAGTTTTGAATACGTCGCCAAAAGCGACAAAACCGACATAAAGGAACGCCGTAAAGAAAGCGTGAAACTgactgaaatatttttagaaacatCGTTCGCTTGTACCGATTTCGTTTTGTTCAATTGTTGTAATATTTTCCACCTCGTTTTTCCTCGCGCGTCTGCGACTTAACCGCTGGCGCCCTGCCCTCCCTTCCGTGGGCGGGTGTTTGGCGAGTCGAAGAAAATACGCCTAATTTGAATATTAATCGCCCCACACATTGGCACGCGGCACACACGATCTCGAGCAGCTGGTCTCTGACAAAGGGGAAAATGAAAAACCGAAAAGCAACCCAACGGTCatgtactgccggtacccgcataactgtcccataatgatttttgtcacttttgagttatcattgGGAATCGACTtgattgttatcatattttttcgaaaaaaatctgaaattgatacttttgtatggaaaaacatggaaaaaataccaagttgtgtttgtcccatattgaaagtacccgtattacagtcccactgcatagtggtacaaactgcgaaTATAGAATTTTgctttagtgtatatcggataattttaggcatatagaagtatgtcattcaattaactttactaatgttgtttttctgtagtacagtCTACGTTGTcagtgatactgccggttgctggttgaatttatatgtgatgggacaaaatatgcgagtacttttgaaatgtacctgcatattttgtcccatattgttttttttttttctaattatatATCGTAAAACGAATTCcatccatgtttttttgttctcaacgttgAACttatggtgccatgaaactgttctggtcattggttttggatgtaattgcttaaaatagctggaaatcagaaaactcacggataatattaaatcgccgttttctcaacatgttgttttttcattatgggacagttatccgggtaccggcagtgtagcaaaatgtgaatttttaccACGAAGGGAAGTACTGGTTGCGCTTTTCCGGTGAATGTTGGTGGCATAACTTTTATCCGAACAACTGAAAATATGCTTATTATACCTATAAAGGGGTCATCAGGGGTCATTGCAGCCGACATGATAATGATCGAATCTTACTTCTATTAATTTCGAAACAAAGATACAATTATTCGCTGAGCATAACTCAATCAAAGCTTCGCAAAGCATCCTATAAGCCTTACAGAACATGATGCGGTTTCGTTAGAGAAATCGTAAATATTTACAGTGGAAAAGAATCACAATCCGTTCATAAAGATTTTTTGTGCAGCTCCCACGCTTTCGCAACGTATAAAAGCGGTGAATTCCGTCCAGTGTTTATTCGCCTTCTATGTTGTGACCACAGTCGCACATTCCTCAGAAATTTAGAAGTTATGTTGCAGTTCCGTAACTgaaggggcaccaaaattcacaggaatggttgaatagctaatctttaattttttccgcTTTGAGTTTttagaatgcacttttttcattttgtcgaacagttttattattctTAGTAAAACCGCATAGTCTTTGatttcataaaataaataaaattctttgACAAATGTTCGGAAATATTTGCAATAAATGAAAACGAGAATCCTGCATGCAGTAACGAGttagcattttttttcgaatgagTGGTATCAAAAACGACGTATTGTAAAACGACCAATGTTTTAGTTCACAATTGCATGAGGTATTTATTTCTTGTCAGTTTTTCAATATTTGAAGGCAAAAGAACTGTACAAAATGTTGTTTGTATTATTATTTCTCCTCGCTATCACTATCACAGACTAGCAGACAAaacactttgaacaaatttttaataaaaccatcgtttggatgataccAGTACTTCATGTCAGTAACATTAGCACTAACGTTTGCTTTTAAAAACGCCCATTTTTTGTATGGTAATTTACTGAAAATTCAGCAAACAAAAATGATTCAGAAACACTACcgagattttaaagattttgtgCCTAGATTCACGACAATATGTTAcacctttcattttttttataacctCGCTCTCATTTGtcccgttctcggcaaaaaaaaaaccgagctTTGAGAGTAAATTTTGAATGCGTAGGTTAAGTTAAAATATAAGTTGAAAATGTGTATGGATAAACTTAGTAAACATTGCAAATTTAATAAAGACTATCGATGTTTGCAATGGGACACCGCCTCTAATGTCTACGCTTATAAATTACACCAGGAGCGCAACTATGTTTGTTGCCATCTATCAAAGAATTGTAATGCCGTTCAAATcgtagtacaggtcggactcgattatccggaacatcaaaaaaattttcattccggataatcgaatcacacaaaaaatactgaaattttgcgattaacgaaaaaatttcttttctttattttacttgtatgatatagtggcgtaaccagaagttacttctgaggcgaaagggggtaaaatcttaagaagcaaaaaaaattggacattgattattttcacttgattcgaacatgtcccaaacatgccgcaagtcacttaaatggtaacaaatatgccagaagggatggtaaaggcaaaatttcggaataaaaattgaaaacggacacaaaaaaaatgaaattccggataatcgaattccggataatcgagtttccggataatcgagtccgacctgtagtcCCATATTCTATACCAgcagttctcaacctttttttgtccgcgtaccccttggagATATTTCCCAAATCAATTTTACCCCCTGGCTTAGAATGTTCTCACAGAGTGGGAGAGagcagtggtagatcatgttgtggtagtctagttcaggtttcaagttgaactatggtttgtttgtttgctaTAGTCAAAttttaagagcaagtttgaacaacaaattaagtattatagagaaaaattgctttgtccgcccttactgatttttctttcgcgtaccccctgaatgaaaaacgcgtaccccaggtttaGAGCCGTTGTTCTACACAAATTTCATGCACGACAACTATGCTTCGAACGGCAGTGTAGAAAGTATCGATTTTGCATTCACATCAGAACTGGATGCTGTTGCTTTGCTATAATATTAAAGTAATTCATCGTCATATGAAAATGGTGAAACGTGATAatgaaaagttaaaacaaaatttgatatTGATTCCATTTGTGGTCTCAAAAATCCTAAACTTATCGGCGGTCGATGACTAGTGACTTCGCTTGGTGCATTGCTTTTCAAATATGTATGAGAAAACCTACGTTTTGCAACCTTGATCCACCCTAATGAGTATTGTGCGCATCCGCTTTTGACCACCTCCCCTCGCCCTAATTTTGAGCTGTTGTCCAAATCATGGACAACATGGACGAATGGTAGTAAGACACAACGGAGTTTTATAggaaaaccatgttttttttaatgaaaatacaTTGTGTTTAGTAGTGACAGTAAGTTCTAGAACGTAAGAATAATGTGTATAGAAGGCATTTCATAGCTATTTTCTTTGTCAATGAGCAAAATACTcggaaaaatttcaattttactgCCATATCTTGCCATTGGACATTTTTTGCAGATGTCCTATTGTTGTTTTTCTGAGTATAAATTGATTCATGAAAggtttttgataacaaaatgttACTGTAATGACAGTTTCATAGTGTAAAATTATCTTAGTTATTTAATCTTGTATTCTGACGTTGAACCACGGAGAATAGACATTAAGGTTCATAtttaaaagattgaaaatcgtgtgtaaaaatttgaatcaaattaTGTTAAAACACTAGCGTCATCTGTCGTTACAATGCATAAATGTTgcaatatcgatattttatcgatatcaatGCTTGGTTTGTTAGCGGCACATTATCGCAGATTtatcacagagaacagactaacagGCGACGAGTAAATGGTCTGAAAAAAGtgtgaaaattttgcatgtgtgcCATGAATTATCCTCCAAATAATACTCCTCGTTATGTTAAGTGGTAAAATAAAGTGTTATGTCGCTACGTTGCTAAACAGACTGTATTTTCATCAGTGAATGACGTTAAAATATATTGGCTATGCCGTTCGCTCTACGGCAACGGTAGCGACATCACATCTTAGTTTACCACTCAGCATGACGGGGGGTGTAATTCGGAGAGTATATTTTTGCGTGCGTGCGTgttttacacactttttatcGTTTGCTTGTCTGTTTGTTCTCTGTGGATTTATGTTTAAAATTACGgtttcaagtttttacacatcctttgaaaataaaatgaacgtctgttctctatctacagactaacagacataacactttgaaCAAATCATCAATCTattcatcgttcggatgataacTGTAGTTCACgtaagtaacactagcaccacagAACatatgttcatataaagaaattttaaaatcgtgtgtaaaaatttgaatcgaaATACGTTGATACACTAACGACATTTggcttgtggtgccccagttgcactgcataaatattgccgtATCGAAATTTAATCGATATCGTCGCATGGTTTGAAAGTGACGGGAGCGCCACATAGCAGAAGTATTACCACTTACagttaaatgacggttgcaagttcttacacatcctttgaaaataagatgaacgacTGCTCTCTGTGCTAGCACCACTtactgccgtgttcgcgctgcgtcctgTATTCCGACAACGTGaatgtgtcaaattgggaactaCGAAAAATGTATGAGATAGAAAGACAGCGCCTCAGACGGATTTGTCGCGTGACAACTGTTATatgatgaaaattttaaatgatcattttttgtggcgatggagcttggTACCAGTGTTACgtttgttagtctgtggtacCTCTCTCTCTACGCATCCGCCCAAATgctgaaaattctaatttgattatgcgaactattgcactattcaaaactgtcaagccttgttgaagcgcagattgcggcctctgattggtcgttcaATACTTGCATTCCCTAACGCGGCTGACCGAATATTATACCCAGTAAACCAGGAATGTACTTTgcgggctatataagagcttgcTTCAGCTCAAGCCAACACCTTTGAGTCCCTCTTCTGTGTGGAATACTATCCGATACGATTTATATGGCAACAAAATATAAGAGGTTGTTCTTTGCAAAAAGTAGTGTCCATGTTAAATCGGTAATTATGAATGAATTTAATTGTTACACGTGAGAGTATCCTTTCAACTCAATGCGTCTAAAGGTACGCTATCtcattgtaaatttttttgcttcattTCTCAAAAGGTGCTATAGAAATCATAGAAGCTATTTTATTTCTTGAATAGGTTGATCTATTTATACCTACCAAATCCTGTAAAAACATAACCTCAAACTAGAAACTCATATCTCATATATTAGCAATTTCAAATGTATTTTCTTGACAGTAAGCGGTCTACTAGATGCTGCGGAAAGTTTCTAACCAGCCAAGAACATCCATTTTACGCAAATATCGCACGAAAAGCAGTCTCCTGTGTATATCAGCCTTGGCTAAAAATTAAATCTATCATCATTTTTCTAGTTCTGAAGTTCAAATCCAGAAGTCGCACggtcgtttttagttttttgttaAATCGCCAATAGATGAAGACGGTATATACACTGAACGATCTTCGGCAGTACGCGTTTAAATTTGGATTAACACCGCGAGGAATCCGCTGTAAACAAACACGATGCCACCGAACTGTCATTCTTGCAAATGTGTGCGTGATGCCGTGAAGTATGGCATAAGCGCGTTTGATGTTTGGAAGTTCAATGCAAaaggaaaacagcagaaaaacgTCGTGAGCGCGTCTTGGGTGTCTGGTGTATAATCGTGAAAATTCGCTGGCTGTTTCGCGCTGACTGTACAAAATATCCCTAACACTGTAGTGAACATTTGCGTGAATATTAATAGTTGGCagaaaaaatcagttttatcaaaaaaatcgaACCAACAAAATAAGCCTGCAATGTGTTGATGGAGTGGGTGGTACAAGATAGTGCTCAAAAAGGGAAGAGGGTGCGCTTCTGAGGAGAGAAAAGAATCTTtcaagaaaggcaaaaacacctTCATTGCGAGTGTTCAATAAAAACAAAGATTCATTTGAGCGCCAAAGGCTTAAGTTCAATAACAAACAGctaatattgaaaaaaagttgTGTTTGGATCGGCTTTGCAGTGTGTCGAGCGGACATTTTCGACTGACTTGCGTGTAAAAGCTGTCCTAAAAAATGCTGTTccgcgtgtaaaaggaaggagAATCCatgaagaaatttgaaatgttgaGTTGAAATTGTACGCAGATTTTTTCGGCTAAGAGTTGTTTAATAATCATTGTCAGTAGTTGCTTACCATGGCGGGATATAAATGCGTCAATTTTGTCGACTTGTGCCGGCTGTGTGCCAGCAGCGGTGGAGGCAAAACAGGCATTTTTTCGGAGGAGGGCAAGCGAAAAAACATTCTgtcgaaaataactgaatatctAAAAATAAGAGTAATGGAACAAGATTCGGCGAATACCTTTTTATGCTAACGAAAATGTATGTTTTAGGTGCATGAGAAGGATCGCTTACCAAAAAGTGTATGTTCTAAATGTCTAAAGCAACTGGACACTCAGGTTGAGTTTCGAGAGTCCGTTGTGAAGGCACAAGGAATGCTGGAAAGTTGCTTGAACTCGACTAAACTGCGTAATGGAGGCATGGTTTACATTAAAGACGACTCGATTCGGGAGCAACAAACACTTGCCGTTAAATCTGTCCCAAGTCCGAGTAAATCAGAACCTACAGGTAAAACATATTGCACGGAATTCTGGTAcaggaaataattttgtttgtttttattttagtttttactACGTCTTTACCAACAGTTCAAACACATCCTTTGCCAACGCAAGCTTCCCACATTAAGCTAGTCCCTGCTTCCGTTAGCGGTACGGCACAGCAAGTGACGGGATCCATGTCCAACGCATCTACCATGGCTACCCCAATCATCATTAACAGTTTACCGAGAGCATTTAACACCCAGCAAGCTTCTAGTGGCAACAATATTCCGGCAACGGCAACCATAATGGCTCCAAATGCTGACTTTCTCAGTAGTATTATTCAAGCAGTTGGAATTCAATCGGGTGAATCGCAAACATTGGTGCAACCAGCAAGTCAGCAGCAGTCACAAACATCCAATCAATCGCAACAGATGGCACAGTACACGATCACTCTGGATGGCCAAACGATCAAAACTAATCAGATTCACTACAAGATTCAGGATACGAATCAGACGTTTGTTTCTGCTGGAGCCAGCGGGGATGCGGAACAGCAGCCTGTGTAAGTTTTGAATATTGCCTAGAATATTTGATTGGAATCGATGTTctaaaatgttttgttttcataTTTACAGAGCCAATCAGCAGATGGACGAATTTCTCAAGTTAAGAACACCGGTCAAGACGATGAAAAGAGAATTCGTTGAAAGGACGCCTGTGAGTTActatacaaatattttaatgtaGTTGTAAAACGTGCCACTATTTTTAGCCTGAATCTTCATCGGCGAAGAAACCGAAGATCAGCGTTGTATTCAAATCACCGACGGCGACTCAATCGACAGTAACACCAACTAAGACATCTATTCAAACGACGCCCAGCTCGCCTATTGTCGTATCAAGCAGTCCAATAACCATCACTCCAGTGTCACCAGCGACAAGCCTTGGAAACTTTTCAACTGGCGCAGTGATCACAAGTACCCCTACCAGTAGCACTGTGGCTACCAGCAGTACTCCTTTGAAAACAGCATCTATCCCGCTGTTAGACGCTAGCAAGATGATGCAGGCCAATAAGTGCGTTGTTCCAATTATGTTGAAAACGGACAGTGGAGGAGAACAGATAGCTCTAGCACCGATTGCTAATGTTAGTGATATGAACAAAGGAGTTGTTCCCAGTGTACAGTacgtgcaaatgaaaattcaacCAGGATCGGATGGCATGTTCCGACTAGCTCCTGTGCAGATGCCGCCAGCTCTTACACTTACTCCACAGGGCCTGCAACAGTTTGGTATACAACCGTTACAAACAGTGCAGGCACAACCATCGCAACATCAGATTCAAATTCAACCGCAAGGGCAACTGTCAATGCCAAGTGTTCAGGTGCCACTATCAAATTATCTCAGTCTAGTCGAAAAATCCTCTCAAGTACAGGCAGCAGTTGAGGCACAAGCTGCCCAGGCAAACCTTGTAATTTCAACTCAACACAtccaacagcaacagcaacaacagcagcagcaacatcaacaacaacagcagcaatcACAGCCACAAGTTCAACAATCGCAGGTTCAAATAATACATCGACAAGCGGTCCAAACACAACCGACACAGCAACAACCACCTCCTGCTCAGCAAACTCAACACAAACCTCAGAAAGTTAACCCACCTGCTTCTACAACACAGCCATCGCAAATACCacaacaacaacatcaacaaccATGCCGAAGGCAACCCGATCGCGATGATCATTTAAATTCGTCCAGTGAGTCTACTGAGGGTTCGCAGACGGCGCAATCCATTGCGGCCACACAGCAGATGAAGGCCATCTCTGCCCTGTCCGTAAAGCAGGAATCGACTGAACACGGAAACAGTGCGTCCGGTAGTGGAATCAGTGGTACAATAGGGGTTAGCTTCACCTCATGCAATGTGTGCTCCAAATCGTTCAAACGGAAGGAGCACCTGATGCAACATCTTAAGTCACATGTAGGACTAAGACCGTTCAAGTGCGATGAGCCCGGCTGTCACAAATCGTTCAGCCGAAAGGAACACCTTATGAGACACATTGTTTCGCACACTGGCAAGAAGTTGTTCTCCTGTCCCGTGTGTCGGAAATATTTCTCGCGCAAGGATAATCTCAACAAGCATAAAAAGTTAGTCTTAGATTCTTCAAAGTCTGTTGATTGCAAGTTGAATTACCGCTTTTGGTTCTTTTTAGGACTCACCAGGAGAATAGTAATTCAGCACCGTTCCACTGTTCTATATGCAACAAGGGTTTCTTTATCAAAGGTCAATTCCTGAAGCACAAACAAATGCATGATTCTATGGCAGTGGGGTCGACTGAACAAAAGGTACAGAAGACATGACGCAGTTGCTAGTAACACAACTGATAACCGTTTCTTTCtaggttttcaaaaaactgccAGCTAAAGAAAAGAGTGATACTGCACCAGCGCAATCTGTATCGCAACCGCAGCAGCAAccactgcaacaacagcagcaacagcaaccaGTTCAAGTTCAACAAACGCAGTTACCCATGCAGCAACAGCAGCTGCAGCAAGCTACCACCATCCAGCCACAGCAGATTTTCACAATTCCTGCACAACTCCAAAACAGTGGCAAGGGTCCAATCATCCACCAGCTGCAGATCGCCATGCCGAACAGTATTTCCAGCCATGTCCAGCAAACCCAGCAGGGTACCATACAGACTCTAGCCGGCCTAGGAGGTGGCACCAAGACGGCGACGGTTTACACCATTCCGTCGAATTTTGTCATTGACGGAGCGCAGTTTATTGGCACTTCTGCTGGCAGAGAACTGATGAGtaatatcaaaatcgaacagaTTACCTAGGAGCGAAAGGTACTGTGGATCAACTAGTAGGGTAATAGCCTGGGTTAAGAGCACTGTTGAAGTAATTTATTGCCATAGTAAGTTGTTTTAAGTTGTTGTTTTTAGTTCATTGCCATATTTGTGACAGGTGCATTTAGGTTACGCGTGCGTTAAGGGAGGATCGTGCATTTATGACCGAAGAGCTCAGGTTCATGTCGTCCTAGGAATCTGATAACACTGTAGCACACTGAAAGTAATCTGCATTTATCTGGTGTTGGGatctgtatttttttcaaatactgaAATACCCAACGAATGCATGAAGTATACCTTGAATCTGAGCGCTTTATTTCAACTATCGTGCAAAAATATCTAAATTCAACTATCGTGCAAAAACTCCAACAGTTTTATATAATTCAACAAAGCCATAGTgttaataaaattttcattatacaACTTACTGGAAAGGATTGCTATATATTATAGTTCTGACTTTTTTactctttcgcttttaattcTATTCA encodes:
- the LOC129724520 gene encoding transcription factor Sp4-like: MAGYKCVNFVDLCRLCASSGGGKTGIFSEEGKRKNILSKITEYLKIRVHEKDRLPKSVCSKCLKQLDTQVEFRESVVKAQGMLESCLNSTKLRNGGMVYIKDDSIREQQTLAVKSVPSPSKSEPTVFTTSLPTVQTHPLPTQASHIKLVPASVSGTAQQVTGSMSNASTMATPIIINSLPRAFNTQQASSGNNIPATATIMAPNADFLSSIIQAVGIQSGESQTLVQPASQQQSQTSNQSQQMAQYTITLDGQTIKTNQIHYKIQDTNQTFVSAGASGDAEQQPVANQQMDEFLKLRTPVKTMKREFVERTPPESSSAKKPKISVVFKSPTATQSTVTPTKTSIQTTPSSPIVVSSSPITITPVSPATSLGNFSTGAVITSTPTSSTVATSSTPLKTASIPLLDASKMMQANKCVVPIMLKTDSGGEQIALAPIANVSDMNKGVVPSVQYVQMKIQPGSDGMFRLAPVQMPPALTLTPQGLQQFGIQPLQTVQAQPSQHQIQIQPQGQLSMPSVQVPLSNYLSLVEKSSQVQAAVEAQAAQANLVISTQHIQQQQQQQQQQHQQQQQQSQPQVQQSQVQIIHRQAVQTQPTQQQPPPAQQTQHKPQKVNPPASTTQPSQIPQQQHQQPCRRQPDRDDHLNSSSESTEGSQTAQSIAATQQMKAISALSVKQESTEHGNSASGSGISGTIGVSFTSCNVCSKSFKRKEHLMQHLKSHVGLRPFKCDEPGCHKSFSRKEHLMRHIVSHTGKKLFSCPVCRKYFSRKDNLNKHKKTHQENSNSAPFHCSICNKGFFIKGQFLKHKQMHDSMAVGSTEQKVFKKLPAKEKSDTAPAQSVSQPQQQPLQQQQQQQPVQVQQTQLPMQQQQLQQATTIQPQQIFTIPAQLQNSGKGPIIHQLQIAMPNSISSHVQQTQQGTIQTLAGLGGGTKTATVYTIPSNFVIDGAQFIGTSAGRELMSNIKIEQIT